In the Pan paniscus chromosome 8, NHGRI_mPanPan1-v2.0_pri, whole genome shotgun sequence genome, one interval contains:
- the LOC117974776 gene encoding ragulator complex protein LAMTOR5-like, giving the protein MEATLEQHLEDTMKNPSIVGVLCTDSQGLNLGWRGTLSDEHAGVTCVPPQQAAKLTSDPTDIPVVCLESDNGNIMIQKHDGIVAVHKMAS; this is encoded by the coding sequence ATGGAGGCAACCTTGGAGCAGCACTTGGAAGACACAATGAAGAATCCCTCCATTGTTGGAGTCCTGTGCACAGATTCACAAGGACTTAATCTGGGTTGGCGTGGGACCCTGTCAGATGAGCATGCTGGAGTGACATGTGTTCCACCCCAGCAAGCAGCTAAGCTAACCTCTGACCCCACTGATATTCCTGTGGTATGTCTAGAATCAGATAATGGGAACATTATGATCCAGAAACATGATGGCATAGTGGCAGTGCACAAAATGGCCTCTTGA